GACATTCCTCCCGACGCCCGACCCGCGGCGTCGGCTCACGGGAAAATCACATGGTCAGGGTGCGCGGATCGATTTTGCGCACTTCCCATTTCTGCGCCTCGCGATTCTGCCAGGGGGCAATGACGATCTGCGGCGACCCGCCCCGCGCCCCCGGAACGGCCGTCAAGGTTTCGCCGGACTTGGCGGCGGCAATCTTGTAACTCCCGTCCGGCAGCTTGGTGAAAATCCACGCGGGCTGCTCCGCGGCATTTTGCGGCAGGGCGGTTTGTTTTACGGGCGGGTTGGTTCCTTCCGATGCCGGCGCCGGTGCGATGGTTTTGGACGTGAAATGATTCTGCAGACAAAAGGTCGCGTCACCGGCGGACAGCAATTTCCAGGTCATGCATTTCCAAGGTTGCGCGGGATAAAGCACGATGGGCGTTCCATCGGCCCGGTTGGCGTCTTCCGGCCGCAATAAGTCGCCGAATTGTTTGTTGCGAATCTGCACGGAGTCCGATGGCCTCAGTTCCGCGCCGGCCATGTCGGCGGTGCGCGCCGCAATGTCCGATGCCTGCGTGAGTGAGGTGCCGCAGAGCAGGCTGATCATTAGCCCCAGCTTGGTGAGCGTGTTCATTTTTGTTTGCAGATTAACTCATAACGCGGACGCTGCGTCTTGTCACATGAATCGGCTACACCGGTGTGGCGGCTGTCACCCAAGCATGCGACAGGACGCAGCGGGGTGGGTTGGCTAGCGTGGCAAGGTAATCGCAAGCATCGTTTGCAGCAGGACGGAAAACGTCATGTGAGGGTGGTTTTCCCCGAGACGCAGCGGGATGCGACGTGTTCATTGAACTCTGTGCTTCTGAATTTGGTTGGTTGGTTGGTTGGTGGTGGGCAGGAATCACACTGGGGAGCGTGATTCCTGCCCTTTTTTATTGTCCGTGACGACGGAACGGCGCGTAAATGATGCGATAAACTTGGGTGCTGACTGCGGCACCGCCAGCTATGCGACAACGGTTGAAAACCCACTTTGTGATTCTATGCCTGGCCGGCATGATTGCGGGGCGTTGCGCCTTGGCGCAGGGATCGGTTGCGCCGGTGGTGCCCATGCTCGCGCAGCCCTTCGCGCTTACGAATGTGATGCTGTTGGACGGCCCCGTTCGCGAGGCGATGCTGCGGGACAAGGCCTATCTGCTGAGCCTCGATCCGAACCGGTTCCTTTACAATTTCCGGGTCAACTACGGCCTCGCGACTTCGGCGACACCCTACGGCGGCTGGGACAGTCCCGGCAGCGAACAGCGGGGGTGCGTGGTGGGGCATTATCTGACGGCCTGTTCGCAGATGTATGCCAGCACGGGCGACCCGCAGCTCAAGGCCCGGGTGGATTTCATCGTCGCGCAGTGGGCGCAGTGCCAGGCGCTCGCCACCAACGCAGGCTTTCACGCCGGCTATTTGTCCGGCTTTCCCGAATCGCACATTGATCGCGTGGTGAATCTGCAGCCCGTGTGGGCGCCCTGGTATGCGATTCATAAAATCATGGCTGGCCTCCTCGATGCCTACCAGTGGTGTCACAACGCCCAGGCGCTCACCGTGCTGAAGAACGAGGCGGGCTGGGTGCAATACCGCATCGACCAGCTCACCACCAATCAGGTGCAGGCGATGCTGGACAATGAGTTTGGCGGCATGGGTGAAGTGCTGGCCAACCTTTACGCCGTCACCGGCAACCCGGACCATCTGCGGCTGGCCCGGGCCTTTGATCATGCGCGCCTGTTCGATCCGCTCGCGGCGGACATCGATCCGCTGGACGGCTATCATGCCAACACGCAAATCCCGAAAATGATCGCCGCGGCGCGCGAATACGAGTTGACGGGCGACAGCCGTTACCATGAAATCGCCACCTTCTTCTGGCAGCGCGTGGCGCAGCATCGCTCGTTCGTAATCGGCGGGCACGGGGACCACGAGTTCTTCTTTCCGATTGCGGATTTTCCGCGGCATCTCAGCGCGGAAACGTGCGAAACCTGCAACACCTACAACATGCTCAAGCTGACGCGGCATCTGTTTGCCTGGCAGCCGGACGCGGTCACGATGGATTTCTACGAGCGGGCCTTGTTCAACCACATCCTGGCGTCGCAGGAGCCGGAGCAGGGTATGTTCACGTATCTCGTTTCACTCAAGCCCGGACACTTCAAGACCTATTCGACGCCGGAAAACTCCTTCTGGTGTTGCGTGGGCACGGGCATGGAAAATCACTCCAAATATGGCGACACCATTTTCTTTCACGGCACCAACTCGCTTTACGTGAACTTGTTCATCGCCGCGCAACTGAGCTGGCCCGAGCAGGGGGTGACGCTCCGGCAGGACACGAGCTTTCCGGAGAGCAGTCTGACGCGTCTCACGTGGCAATGCGCAGGCCCGGTGGCGCTGGACCTCAAGATCCGGCAACCCGCGTGGGCGACGACGGGGCTGCGCGTGACCGTCAACGGCGCGGCGCAAAATCTGCCAAACGGTCCCGGCACCTACGCCACGCTTTCACGCGTCTGGCAAAACGGAGACGTCGTGGACATCGAGCTGCCGATGACCCTGCACACCGAGCCGTTGCCGCAGGACACGAACACGGTGGCATTCCTGTATGGCCCCATTGTGCTGGCGGGCGAACTCGGCACGGCGGGCATGCCGGGGAGCGATTTTGCAGGCGGTCAGCTTGATTACGTGGGCGTGGCTGATCCGCTGGTGCCGGTGCTGGTGGGTGACGATGCCACGTTGCTGAATCACATCACGCCTGCGGCCGGCGAGCCGCTTGCATTTCAAACGCACGGGCTCGGGCAGCCGCAGGATGTGACGTTGATTCCCTTCTATCGGCTGCATCATCAGCGTTATTCGGTTTACTGGCAGCGCTACCTGCCGGCCGCGTGGACGCAGCAGGCCGCGCAGATTGCCGCGGATGAGGCGCGCCTCGTGGACCAGGTGGCCATCGGCAATGCTGCTTCCGAAACCGCCCACGATCTGCAAAGCCAGAACAGCAACACGGGAAACGCCTTTGGCCTCAACTGGCGCGATGCCAACAACGGCGGCTGGTTCAGCTACCGGTTGGCCGTGCGGCCGAACGAAGCCGTGCAGCTGGTGGTGAAGTATTGGGGCAGCGACACCGGCGGGCGGGTGTTCGACATCCTGGTGGACGGGCAGAACCTCGCCACGCAGACGCTCGACAACAATCAGCCCGGCCAGCTCTTTGACGTTGCCTATTCCGTGCCGCCCGAATGGACGTCGGGCAAGACGAACGTGACCGTCCAATTCCAGGCCCACAGCGGTTTGATGGCGGGCGGCATATTCGGGTTGCGGTTGCAAACCACCTTTGATCCGGGAGCGTTGATGACGTTGAGCCTGAACGTGACGCCGCATCCGGCGCCCGATGTGCGCCAGAGCGCGCAGGCGCTGGCGACGTATCAAAACCTCGCCGATCATCCGGTGCCGGGCAGTCCGTGGCTCGTCTTCACGTCCAGTGACACAAACGTTTTCACGGTCAGCACCAATGGCGTCATTCAACCGGTGCGCGGCGGCACGGCAACCTTGACGGCCAAATATCTCGGCCTGACGGCGTCCCGGCCCGTGACGGTGACCAACCGTCCGCCGCCCGCGCCGCGCCATCGTTACTCCTTCAACGCGGCGAATGTCGTAAACGGCACGAACGTGGTGGATGCCTGGCATCCGGACGAGGCGATGTGGCGGGCCGTGTTGCGTGGTCAGGCGGTCATCAGCGACGGACAGCTCGTGTTGAACGGCGCGACCGGCACATTCGTGGAATTGCCGTCGGGGTTGTTCAATGGTTACGACGCCGTCACCGTGGAGGCGTGGGCCGCCTTCGACAATTCGCCCGTGTGGTCCTATCTCTTCGCGTTTGGCGACACGCTCGGCTCGGGGCAGGGGGCCGGCGGTTTCTGGTTCACGCCGCATTCCGGCTTTGGTGACCACCGGCTGATTCTCTCCGATGTTCCCGGCGATGAATGGCTGGTTACGCGGTCCGGTGTCCTCGACAACCAAGGGTTGAAACACATCGTGGCGGTGATTGATCCCGATTACGGCTACGAGGCGCTGTATCTCGACGGCGTTCTGGTGAACGAACGCAACGACGTGCCGTTCGGCATGAACGCCCTGACGAATGCGCACAGTTATCTGGGCAAATCGACGTTCGCGTGGGATCCGTTCATGGTTGGCCGCATTCGCGAAGTGCGCCTCTATCAGGGACGCTGGTCGGCGGCGGACGTGTCGGCCTCGTTTGCGGCGGGCCCCGCGCGCGTGCCGGTGCAATTGCACACCGCAGCAGACGCGGCGAGCCAACGCTGTGTGTTGTCCTGGGTGCCGGCGGACACCAACGTGTCGTTGCAGTGGGCCACCAATCTGGGGCCGACCACGGCGTGGGTCGATTTGGCGCTGACGCCGGTGGTGAGCAACGAACAATGCGTGGTGACGTTGCCGCTGACGAATGCCGCGATGTTTTTCCGGCTGAAACTGTAAACAGAGGAGATGTTGGTGGGCGCCGGTGTGCCCCGTGATTTTTCCTGTTTGTCACCCAATCATGCGACGTGTGAGGGTGGAATGCATCGCCTAGTCTGCGACTTACCTTGTTTTACACCCCGGTTCAGTTTGCGCGCTTCTCGGCGTTGCTTTGTCAACGGCGGTCGCGGCTGTCGTCTGGCAGCGTCTCCCAAACGATGTGCACACCCCGGCATCCGGCGTGAACGGATCACCGATGTATTTCAAGGACCCTGCAAACCCCCATAACAAAAGAACCATGAACCCAACCCCTCATCGATCGGAAATAAGAACCTTGCTTGGTGTTGCTGCCTGCGCTGCGCTGGCGGTCGGC
This DNA window, taken from Verrucomicrobiia bacterium, encodes the following:
- a CDS encoding RICIN domain-containing protein, producing MNTLTKLGLMISLLCGTSLTQASDIAARTADMAGAELRPSDSVQIRNKQFGDLLRPEDANRADGTPIVLYPAQPWKCMTWKLLSAGDATFCLQNHFTSKTIAPAPASEGTNPPVKQTALPQNAAEQPAWIFTKLPDGSYKIAAAKSGETLTAVPGARGGSPQIVIAPWQNREAQKWEVRKIDPRTLTM
- a CDS encoding beta-L-arabinofuranosidase domain-containing protein; translated protein: MILCLAGMIAGRCALAQGSVAPVVPMLAQPFALTNVMLLDGPVREAMLRDKAYLLSLDPNRFLYNFRVNYGLATSATPYGGWDSPGSEQRGCVVGHYLTACSQMYASTGDPQLKARVDFIVAQWAQCQALATNAGFHAGYLSGFPESHIDRVVNLQPVWAPWYAIHKIMAGLLDAYQWCHNAQALTVLKNEAGWVQYRIDQLTTNQVQAMLDNEFGGMGEVLANLYAVTGNPDHLRLARAFDHARLFDPLAADIDPLDGYHANTQIPKMIAAAREYELTGDSRYHEIATFFWQRVAQHRSFVIGGHGDHEFFFPIADFPRHLSAETCETCNTYNMLKLTRHLFAWQPDAVTMDFYERALFNHILASQEPEQGMFTYLVSLKPGHFKTYSTPENSFWCCVGTGMENHSKYGDTIFFHGTNSLYVNLFIAAQLSWPEQGVTLRQDTSFPESSLTRLTWQCAGPVALDLKIRQPAWATTGLRVTVNGAAQNLPNGPGTYATLSRVWQNGDVVDIELPMTLHTEPLPQDTNTVAFLYGPIVLAGELGTAGMPGSDFAGGQLDYVGVADPLVPVLVGDDATLLNHITPAAGEPLAFQTHGLGQPQDVTLIPFYRLHHQRYSVYWQRYLPAAWTQQAAQIAADEARLVDQVAIGNAASETAHDLQSQNSNTGNAFGLNWRDANNGGWFSYRLAVRPNEAVQLVVKYWGSDTGGRVFDILVDGQNLATQTLDNNQPGQLFDVAYSVPPEWTSGKTNVTVQFQAHSGLMAGGIFGLRLQTTFDPGALMTLSLNVTPHPAPDVRQSAQALATYQNLADHPVPGSPWLVFTSSDTNVFTVSTNGVIQPVRGGTATLTAKYLGLTASRPVTVTNRPPPAPRHRYSFNAANVVNGTNVVDAWHPDEAMWRAVLRGQAVISDGQLVLNGATGTFVELPSGLFNGYDAVTVEAWAAFDNSPVWSYLFAFGDTLGSGQGAGGFWFTPHSGFGDHRLILSDVPGDEWLVTRSGVLDNQGLKHIVAVIDPDYGYEALYLDGVLVNERNDVPFGMNALTNAHSYLGKSTFAWDPFMVGRIREVRLYQGRWSAADVSASFAAGPARVPVQLHTAADAASQRCVLSWVPADTNVSLQWATNLGPTTAWVDLALTPVVSNEQCVVTLPLTNAAMFFRLKL